One window from the genome of Flavobacterium agricola encodes:
- a CDS encoding TonB-dependent receptor, translating into MTNFRNWVILCLMVVTSVAFAQNKITGKVIDGEYGGGLPGASVTIKGTSNGTLTDLDGAFEFTTSENAGQVVISFIGYESKTVSFAVTNGIANIGNTTIMPSEQMLESVVITAIADVAVDRKTPVAVSTIKAAEIVEKLGSQEFPEMLNSTPSVYATKGSGGFGDSRLVIRGFDQKNIAVMVNGMPVNDMENSSVYWSNWAGLSDVTSQMQVQRGLGSSKLAISSVGGTVNILTRAADMTAGGRVSTSLGNDNYFKAVASYNTGKLENGLSASILLSHTMGNGYVDGTKFEGSNYYAAVGYETKNKKHDFQLTFTGAPQSHNQRYSYVSIAEAQAQGSIDRPNIKYNKDWGYLNGKEFNWRRNYYHKPIGSLNWNYHINETTKLASVFYGSWGRGGGGRATGRIAGMNFDNPGLRTGVNGTVNFDQIVAWNQGQTAINGVMNQTPGQLRYNNGFGTINSVNSHDWYGGIVSLNKQLSSNFTLDVGIDARTYKGYHFQNLANLMGNQYYLDTTNGRNLEFSKQFGSDVSYNPFAKTGNNQAINYNNDGLVNWYGGFAQLEYATDNLTAFVQGAISNQGFKRIDYITYGEIKTESSWKDMLGGNVKAGANYNIDEHHNVFVNGGWYSKQPFFNGVYLNNRNDLNPQLKNETIIGVEAGYGYRSEKFNANVNLYRTSWSDRILRANSRFTDPVTNEVTQGTANLFGVEQVHYGAEFDFVYRPIANLDIKGMFSWGDFSYKKNVTATFLDQTTGLPIIDPNTGTVAEQTLYLKDSKVGDAPLVTASLQAGYKVLDLNHHSIKIDAGYRFVDQLYSSIDAAKMNTPESLGALRLPSYNLFDAGATYTMKVGKAKTDAVNVRFNLNNVFNTIYIADGMTAQHVDANTTSTYKGIDTRNNVWFGYGRTWNLTLSYNF; encoded by the coding sequence ATCAGTTGCGTTCGCTCAAAACAAAATTACTGGTAAAGTAATTGACGGAGAGTACGGAGGTGGACTTCCAGGTGCTTCAGTTACAATTAAAGGTACATCAAATGGTACTTTAACTGATCTTGACGGTGCTTTCGAATTTACAACTAGCGAAAATGCAGGTCAAGTAGTAATTTCTTTTATCGGTTACGAATCTAAAACAGTTTCGTTTGCAGTGACTAACGGTATTGCTAATATTGGTAATACAACAATCATGCCAAGCGAACAAATGCTTGAAAGCGTAGTTATTACTGCTATTGCTGACGTAGCTGTAGATCGTAAAACTCCAGTAGCTGTTTCTACAATTAAAGCTGCTGAAATTGTTGAGAAATTAGGTTCTCAAGAATTCCCTGAAATGTTAAACTCTACACCTTCTGTTTATGCAACTAAAGGTTCTGGAGGTTTTGGAGATTCACGTTTAGTTATCCGTGGTTTTGACCAAAAAAACATTGCAGTTATGGTTAACGGTATGCCAGTTAACGACATGGAAAACTCTTCTGTTTACTGGTCAAACTGGGCAGGATTATCTGACGTAACTTCTCAAATGCAAGTACAACGTGGTTTAGGATCATCTAAATTAGCTATTTCTTCTGTTGGTGGTACAGTTAATATTTTAACTCGTGCAGCTGATATGACTGCTGGTGGTCGTGTTTCTACTTCTTTAGGAAATGACAACTACTTTAAAGCTGTAGCATCTTACAACACAGGTAAATTAGAAAATGGACTTTCTGCATCTATCTTACTTTCTCACACTATGGGTAACGGATACGTTGATGGAACTAAATTTGAAGGTTCTAACTACTATGCTGCTGTTGGTTACGAAACTAAAAACAAAAAACACGATTTTCAATTAACTTTTACAGGTGCTCCTCAATCACACAATCAAAGATATTCTTACGTATCTATTGCTGAGGCTCAAGCACAAGGTTCAATTGATAGACCAAATATTAAATATAATAAAGATTGGGGTTACTTAAACGGTAAAGAATTTAACTGGAGACGTAACTACTACCACAAACCAATCGGTTCATTAAACTGGAACTACCATATTAATGAAACAACTAAATTAGCTTCTGTATTCTATGGTTCTTGGGGCCGTGGAGGTGGAGGTAGAGCGACTGGTCGTATTGCTGGTATGAACTTTGATAACCCTGGTTTAAGAACTGGAGTTAATGGTACAGTTAATTTTGATCAAATTGTTGCTTGGAACCAAGGTCAAACTGCTATTAATGGCGTGATGAACCAAACTCCTGGTCAATTAAGATATAACAATGGTTTTGGTACAATCAACTCTGTTAACTCTCACGACTGGTACGGAGGTATTGTAAGTTTAAACAAACAATTATCATCTAACTTTACTTTAGATGTTGGTATTGATGCACGTACTTACAAAGGATACCACTTCCAAAATTTAGCTAACTTAATGGGTAACCAATATTACTTAGATACTACAAACGGTAGAAATTTAGAGTTTTCTAAACAATTCGGTTCTGATGTTAGCTATAACCCTTTTGCTAAAACTGGTAATAACCAAGCAATTAACTATAATAATGATGGTTTAGTTAACTGGTATGGTGGTTTTGCTCAGTTAGAATATGCTACTGATAACTTAACTGCTTTTGTACAAGGAGCTATTTCTAACCAAGGATTCAAACGTATTGACTACATTACTTACGGTGAGATTAAAACTGAATCTTCTTGGAAAGATATGTTAGGTGGTAATGTTAAAGCGGGTGCTAACTATAACATTGATGAGCACCACAACGTATTTGTTAACGGTGGTTGGTATTCTAAACAACCATTCTTTAACGGAGTTTATTTAAACAACCGTAACGATTTAAACCCACAATTAAAAAACGAAACAATTATTGGAGTTGAAGCTGGATACGGATACCGTTCTGAAAAATTCAACGCTAATGTTAACCTATACAGAACTTCTTGGTCTGACAGAATTTTAAGAGCTAATTCAAGATTTACTGACCCTGTAACTAATGAAGTTACTCAAGGTACGGCTAACTTATTTGGTGTTGAACAAGTTCACTACGGTGCTGAGTTTGATTTTGTTTATCGTCCTATTGCTAACTTAGATATTAAAGGTATGTTCTCTTGGGGTGATTTCTCATACAAGAAAAATGTTACTGCAACTTTCTTAGATCAAACAACTGGGTTACCTATTATTGATCCTAATACAGGTACAGTTGCTGAACAAACTTTATACTTAAAAGATTCTAAAGTAGGTGATGCACCATTAGTTACTGCATCTTTACAGGCTGGTTATAAAGTTTTAGATTTAAATCATCATTCAATTAAAATTGATGCTGGTTACCGTTTTGTAGACCAATTATATTCATCAATTGATGCTGCTAAAATGAATACACCAGAATCTTTAGGTGCTTTACGTTTACCTTCTTACAACTTGTTTGATGCAGGTGCAACTTATACAATGAAAGTTGGTAAAGCAAAAACAGATGCTGTTAACGTACGTTTTAACTTAAACAACGTTTTCAACACAATCTACATTGCTGACGGTATGACTGCGCAACATGTTGATGCAAATACAACTTCTACTTATAAAGGTATCGACACGCGTAACAACGTATGGTTTGGTTATGGTAGAACTTGGAACTTAACTTTATCTTACAACTTCTAA
- a CDS encoding S41 family peptidase: protein MKKIIGGFILIGSLFACQSAKKHNAFNQSKISVAKLHQDITYLQNNFLAMHPDADLYISADSLNQLFASTKKNITTPLTPKQFYSEIAPIIAAVRQGHSRVVYPSDRTTKQQDKANKNTKGPVNQFTYKWFNNTLYIAETTDSLKQNLIGSKVISIEDVKPEVLYKEYSQNNSGDGFSPTYIPQGFNKRFTALVYDKIGIRDSITFVLSKNDSLFTATNVRIKTKKSSQNSHKKDSIQTLTKVEKKQQAKQNKHKFKQKKMLGWDNKAFVRELLFPIADDSTFAVLKIHKFSDGRYKAAYDSLFTYIKNKGVNHLALDLSNNPGGLVAEINELYSYLKYDADESLLRETKINSRGKFPFQAIKGKSFGTYVALTPFYVPVYVWAQLNTKKDSTGNYQIQIPSIKPKPIKKNVYQGKLSVLVNGGSFSAACILTSNLQGSNRALVYGEETGGTYNGTVAGIMPYLKLPNSKLRVRTGLIHIKPTYQTETLGRGIIPDVPIKLTTGQALDKDYNLYKIVYKAKSPK from the coding sequence ATGAAAAAAATTATTGGCGGATTTATACTTATTGGGAGCTTGTTTGCGTGTCAATCGGCCAAAAAACACAACGCATTCAATCAATCTAAAATAAGCGTAGCTAAGTTGCATCAAGACATAACCTATTTACAAAACAATTTTTTAGCGATGCACCCAGATGCCGATTTGTATATTAGCGCAGATAGCTTAAACCAATTATTTGCATCAACTAAAAAAAATATTACAACGCCTTTAACTCCAAAACAATTTTATAGCGAAATAGCTCCAATAATTGCTGCGGTAAGGCAAGGGCATTCTCGGGTTGTTTATCCGTCTGATAGAACCACAAAACAGCAAGATAAAGCCAATAAAAACACAAAAGGACCGGTAAACCAGTTTACTTACAAATGGTTTAACAATACGCTATATATAGCTGAAACAACAGATTCGCTTAAACAAAATTTAATTGGCAGCAAGGTTATTAGCATTGAAGATGTGAAACCAGAGGTGCTATACAAGGAATATAGCCAAAATAATTCGGGCGATGGGTTTAGCCCAACTTACATACCGCAAGGATTTAATAAACGTTTTACGGCTTTAGTTTACGATAAAATTGGAATTCGGGACAGCATTACTTTTGTGCTGAGCAAAAATGATAGCTTATTTACAGCAACTAATGTGCGGATTAAAACAAAAAAATCAAGCCAAAACAGCCATAAAAAAGATTCTATTCAAACCTTAACCAAGGTTGAAAAAAAACAACAAGCCAAGCAAAACAAACATAAGTTTAAGCAAAAAAAAATGTTGGGCTGGGATAATAAAGCTTTTGTGCGTGAATTGCTATTTCCTATTGCTGATGACAGCACATTTGCTGTTTTAAAGATTCATAAATTTAGTGACGGAAGATATAAGGCAGCTTATGATAGCTTGTTTACATACATAAAAAATAAAGGCGTAAATCATTTGGCTTTAGATTTAAGCAATAATCCGGGAGGATTGGTAGCCGAAATAAATGAATTGTATAGCTATTTAAAATATGATGCTGACGAAAGCTTACTGCGTGAAACAAAAATAAATAGCCGGGGAAAATTTCCTTTTCAAGCCATTAAAGGCAAAAGCTTTGGAACGTACGTTGCATTAACTCCTTTTTATGTTCCGGTATATGTTTGGGCACAGTTAAACACAAAAAAAGATTCGACAGGTAACTATCAAATACAAATACCAAGCATCAAACCTAAACCAATTAAAAAAAATGTTTATCAAGGCAAATTAAGCGTGTTAGTAAATGGCGGAAGCTTTTCTGCAGCTTGTATACTAACTAGTAATTTACAAGGCAGCAATCGCGCTTTAGTTTATGGAGAAGAAACTGGCGGAACCTATAATGGCACAGTTGCAGGTATTATGCCTTATTTAAAATTACCCAACAGCAAGTTACGCGTTAGAACTGGATTGATTCATATTAAACCAACCTATCAAACAGAAACTTTAGGCCGTGGAATTATTCCGGACGTACCGATTAAATTAACAACAGGACAAGCTTTAGATAAAGATTATAATTTATATAAAATAGTGTATAAAGCAAAATCACCAAAATAA